CCATCCAAGTGATGGATGCTAGCTTGCTCCAGTGTGGGAAACTCTCAtggcccttctttcctttcccaggtgCTGACGCAGAGTCTACACCTTGGATCACAAACTCTACTCCCAAGAGGATACTGTAGGGAGAGCACTTGGCAGGAAGTGGGCATAGCACATCTACAGCCTTAACCTGTCCAACCCTAGCAGAGGACTGCACCTCCAAACTGTCTAGCCCCGAGACAGCCAGAAAGGTCCCTAGTGGAACCCAACCTTACACCCACAAAGCAGATTCAGAGAGGCTGAATATCCTCAGGACAGAACAGCACAGGTTGTGAGATATAGTGACCACAAGCTACATACACCCTGTTTCTTGCTGGAAGTGGTCAAAGTACCTCCTTTTGCACCAAACAAGAGGTGGGACCTGGCTTgacctcctttttttttgtttgttttttttgttttgtttttttgttttgtttttcgagacagggtttctctgtgtagccctggttatcctggaactcactctgtagaccaggctggcctcgaactcagaaatccacctgcctctgcctcccaagtgctgggattaaaggcgtgcaccaccaccacccggcttgacTTCCTTAATAGACCAATACCCCATAGTTTCTGCTAGACTCTGGAACTTTGCAAACACTGGGCAGGTGTGAGACTGGTCTTACTCAACCTCTACTTCCTGAGGAGCAAGGGCAATCATTGCTTCTTCAGCGAATGCATCTCTGCATTCTGGCCCATTTGGTGAATAGAGAGATAATCCAACCTTGGAAACAGGTGACAAGGGTAGAGCCAGTCTCAGCAGAAGCCCTAGCAgccctgtcctcccctcccccatggaaACCCTAAACCCCTGACTGTCTTCCACTTCAGCCTCACTCTGGGACAGTACTATGTATATTGCCTGAACCCCTAGAGGTGGCCCATACTCACATCTGACTCATCTGTGTCCCTGCTGAGTAACCACCATGTCTCCAAATCAGGACAGATAGTTCACACTTCAGATAAACAGTGTAAGTCCCAATCCCAATCTCAAATCTGTGCAAGCTGTATGAGGCCTTCTTCCAAATCAGTTTACAGTTGGATCCTGACAGTCCTCCCCCTCAGCCTAGTCTTTCTAGTCTTTGTCTGAACCACATAGGTGTTGCATAGCTTTTCCTGGGAAACACAAACAAATGTCTGTTCATCGCAGGCAGGACACTAATAACAGACCAAAGAGGAAATTCCAAGTCTAGCttgtgaaccaatgagtttactgATGGAAGTGTGGGTATGTGGTGGTTAATCTTAATGGACTTGATGGGAGTTTGAGCCACCGTGGAAACAAGCCTTTATACATTTTGTCTGTGAAGAAGTCTCTAGATTGGGACTAAGGTAGGAAGACATTCCCCAAACATAGACAGCGCCATCCCATGGGCTGCATTCTTGAATaaacaaagagagggagagtaagGTGAGCACTAGCCGGcatctttctgtttcctaacTGCAGACATGACCAAGCTGCCTCACATTCCTGCTGCCATAATGACCCTCTGCAATGGACTGTATGCTTCGTTGAGATACTTTGGTCAGGTCGTTTGTCATGGCAATGAGAAAACTATTAAGATGTGAGGGTCACTTACAAAAGTGAAGGTGACTCAGGCAGATCAATCACAAGGCTCACATCAGCCTGGGTGACAAGTAATGGAAGCTGCTTGAGTTTCCTGGTTGCAGTCAACTATGTTGGAGCATACCCTTGTCTCCAGCAACTGGTTACAGCTTATATAACCTGGAGAAGTGTGAGGTGGGTGTTGGTAAATCTCTTGTGAGatcctggaactctcttgtaATgacttgttttgagacagggcttctctctgtggccctggccatcctggaactagttctgtaaaccaagctggctctgaactcacagagatctgcctgcctctgcctcccaaatgctgggattaaagtcgtgtgccaccatcaGCAAGTCTCATGTATTCTTgggaggttttgtttttcattcatctCTTATATAATATATCCCCACTGCagcatccctttccccttctccctaccTTTGCccatctcccctcttccccagatccattgctcctctatttcccttcagaaaagagcaggcataAGAGGATGCAAtagagagctgggcggtggtggtgcatgcctctaatcccagcacttgggaggcagaggcaggcagatttctgagtttgaggccagcctggtctacagagtgagttccaggacagccaaggctacacagagaaaccctgtctctaaaaaaacaaaaaaacaagaacacaaaaagaagaagaagaagaagaagaagaagaagaagaagaagaagaagaagaagaagaagaagaagaagaagaagcagcagcaataGGAATAGGCATATATCCTTTACTTTCTTTCCAGAGGGAATGTTTCACTAGAGGAAATAGCTAATAACCACTAGAGATGTCCACACACTCGACCAGGACAGTCCAGGGTAAGTCACGCCAAGAAGACAGAGGTCTCACCCTTCTGGTGTCACCTGGAATGGCTTTATCAGTGGCCTTACTTGTACTGCTATCATGTCAActgcccccacctctctttcATTATACCTTATCCATCTCCTTTATGGCCACGAAACTAGAGcccctactgagccatttcttgtCTGATTTTCCCCGAGCCTGGCTCAATGTTTGCACAGAGTAGGTCTCAACAAATCCAAGCAAAGGGTCCTAGCCAAAGTCTCCTTGAGACCTCGGGGACATGAGAGCTTCCTGGGGTCCTACTAGCCCCAGCCTGGTCTAGGTTCTCCCTGAGCCCCCATGAAGTCTAGCATCTTTGGTTACAGGAGAAGCATGCTGCACAAAGCTGTTCATGGTCCTCCCAGTCCCCATGGAGGTCTGGCAGAACACTGACTGCTGAAGAAGGGGAGGGTGAGCAGGGGCATGCTGGCCAGTCCTAGGGCTCCAAGCACTTGATTGCCCCAAACATGAGTCTCTGACCAACAATTGAGGCTACTAGAGACTGCCTCTGTTCGAACTCTCTCCGCCCCCAAGGCTTCGTCTGTACTTTGTTTTCCATCACTACTCTCCAAACAGAACACAGGCTGGGAATGATGAACTACAGTCTGAGCCAGGACTTGAAAGAGGCACAGACAGCTCCTCAGCTTACCAAGGCAGGCTAGTCCTTACAGGACCGCTTGGGGGCTCCAGGCACCATCCAGTGAGCCCAGAAAACAAGAGAGATTGCGATGGTAAGGAGGCGGTTCGGGGTCAGCTGCCCCTTGTGCTTACTTATGTTAAACAGATCCAATCAGTCAAGGATCGGAGTGAGGTACGTGGAAAATACTTTCTCGGGGACCGGCGAAAGCAGCGGACAGCAGTAAGTAAAGAACAAGAATACCAAACAGGCTGGACTACATGAGGCCAACATCCGAGAGGGTAACACAGACTGAGGAGCACATGAAATTCTTTAACCTCTTCTATCCGGGTTCCAGTCCGAACCAGGTGGGAAAAAAGCAGCAGAGCTGGCTTTGACTGGAGCGGAACCACAGATGTTTAATCAAGGCAGTTAGGGCCAAGGTGGAACTTTGCAGAACCTAGCTTTGCAGACGGTAGGGCGGATCCTTGTTCCTCTCGGGGTGGAGTTTAATAGGGAAGGGCGGGACCACTTCGTACCGGTAGTCTATTAGGAATGAGGAGAGCTCAAAAATTCTCTTGAGTGGGTCCGCGGTGAAGGGGGAGAGGCTTTGACGCGAGCTCCGCCTCCCAGTGCAGCGTCTGTTGCGGGGGCAGGAAAACAACTAGGTACGCGCGTGCGCATAGCGCGCGTGGGTCCTAAAGTAGTGGTGTTTCGTGGGTTTTGCAAATGGGCTCTGTGGCCTAGCGACCCGGGCGTTGCCACCCGTGGCCTTGCATGAAGCCTGCAAGGAAGGGGGTCTCCGCCAAGGTGAGGGcagtggtagtagtggtggtggcggccggcggtggggtgggggaggcgcGTCTTCTTGGGGCCAGTAGCAGACAAAGCTCCTTTGTCTCACCACGCAGCCGGCCCGGGCTGGTTGGAGCCGCCTGGAAACCAGGCACTGTCAGGACCTGGGAGACTCGGGGTACACTCCGGTGTGCAGTAACCAGGCCCACATTCTGCTTTCCTCTCCGCAGCGCCTCGGTCGTGAAGCATGGCAGCCATTCCTTCCAGCGGCTCGCTCGTGGCTACCCATGACTACTATCGGCGTAAGTAGCCCCTCGCCAGCCCCGCCCAGGGCTGGCCCAGGGCCCTGTGGCTGACCCGCCTCCCCTTCCCAGGACGCCTGGGCTCCTCGTCCAGCAACAGCTCCGGCGGAAGTGCCGAGTACCCGGGGGACGCCGTACCCCACTCCCCGGGTCTTCCCAAAGCCGACCCAGGCCACTGGTGGGCCAGCTTCTTTTTTGGGAAATCCACCCTCCCATTCATGGCCACAGTGTTGGAGTCTCCTGAGCGCTCTGCAGATTCCCCCCAGGCCTCCAGAAACCCAATCACTGGTAGCCTGGCTCCTGAAACCATGAAGAAGCAGCCAGTCATGCATCCTGGCCAGACCAACCCCAGGACCCCTTCCTGACCTATCAGAATTAGGAGCCTGCCCAAGCTTAAGTGGTGCTAGGCCAGAGCCTATCCTCTCAACCATCCCTGTAAACTAGGAAGGCTGAACAGACAccagcaggagctggagagagccCGCTCTTGGTTTACAGCACTGAGCTTTCCGGACCCCGTAACTGTGTCTTgcacaaagcagaaaataaactCACAGCAACCACCCTCCCCTGGTGTGTTTGAGACATTGCTGAATCCAGCCTTGCTTCCTGCTGGATGCTGTACTGCTCCCAGGCCTTCCTGACAGCTCCTTTGAGACCCTTCCCAGTGATATCCCTGCATCTGGTGAGATTCCCTCTCAAGTGGGCCTGGCCCAAGGTAGGCAGTCCAGGGGAAGCTGGGCCTGTGGCTGAGTTTGGGAGCTTGCTGCATGGATGGTTCCCCAGGGCTGGGGATACTAGCTCATACTGAAAGAGGGTTCCAACCACAGGTAGTCTGCCTCTAGGTCAGAGGGAATAGGAGCTGTAGGGTGTGGCTTAAGCCTGCAAGGTTAGGGTGGAGTCTTAGGTGTGGCTCAGCAAGCCTTCCTGCTACTTCATCCTGTAAACAGCTGCACTCTCCGCTGGGAACTAAGGCCTGTGCTTCTGACAGCTGAACCTCCCTCCTGCCTGCCCTGAGGTTATCCTGGTAGCTTGTGGAAGGCTGCCCTTAACTCCTGAGCAAGTTGTCTGTGGAGGAGGCTCTTTGCACCTCTGGTGAACTCAAAACAGGAAATGAGTTTTACTTAAGCCAGAACTTCTTGATGAGGCCCACAGAGCTGCTCCTTGTCAGAGCTGGAAGCTAGGGAGAGCCAACAGCTCCAGGCAACAAGGAGCATTGTTCAATCTTCCCATCTCTTTGTTCCAATTTGTGGTTTCTCTGAAGTCTTGTCAGCTGTACAGCTGCAGCTGGCAAAGCTGAGAAGTGAGTATTTTAGTGGCTTGCAGAAGGGTTAGAGAAAAGTTATAGAGTATAATCAAAAGTATAAAGAATGACCTTAAgatagtaaaggaaaaaaataataaagagggaAGAAGATAGTAAAGGAAAGATTTTGGGATCTACTCTGGATCTGAGTGATACTGACGAGATAGGCCTAGGGCNNNNNNNNNNNNNNNNNNNNNNNNNNNNNNNNNNNNNNNNNNNNNNNNNNNNNNNNNNNNNNNNNNNNNNNNNNNNNNNNNNNNNNNNNNNNNNNNNNNNNNNNNNNNNNNNNNNNNNNNNNNNNNNNNNNNNNNNNNNNNNNNNNNNNNNNNNNNNNNNNNNNNNNNNNNNNNNNNNNNNNNNNNNNNNNNNNNNNNNNNNNNNNNNNNNNNNNNNNNNNNNNNNNNNNNNNNNNNNNNNNNNNNNNNNNNNNNNNNNNNNNNNNNNNNNNNNNNNNNNNNNNNNNNNNNNNNNNNNNNNNNNNNNNNNNNNNNNNNNNNNNNNNNNNNNNNNNNNNNNNNNNNNNNNNNNNNNNNNNNNNNNNNNNNNNNNNNNNNNNNNNNNNNNNNNNNNNNNNNNNNNNNNNNNNNNNNNNNNNNNNNNNNNNNNNNNNNNNNNNNNNNNNNNNNNNNNNNNNNNNNNNNNNNNNNNNNNNNNNNNNNNNNNNNNNNNNNNNNNNNN
The nucleotide sequence above comes from Mastomys coucha isolate ucsf_1 unplaced genomic scaffold, UCSF_Mcou_1 pScaffold15, whole genome shotgun sequence. Encoded proteins:
- the Ppdpf gene encoding pancreatic progenitor cell differentiation and proliferation factor, producing MAAIPSSGSLVATHDYYRRRLGSSSSNSSGGSAEYPGDAVPHSPGLPKADPGHWWASFFFGKSTLPFMATVLESPERSADSPQASRNPITGSLAPETMKKQPVMHPGQTNPRTPS